In Oncorhynchus keta strain PuntledgeMale-10-30-2019 unplaced genomic scaffold, Oket_V2 Un_contig_9144_pilon_pilon, whole genome shotgun sequence, a single window of DNA contains:
- the LOC127927046 gene encoding microfibril-associated glycoprotein 4-like, with protein MHALRILHVLLLSVAVHSKGLMFQPLDCADIYNDGSKTSGVYRMYPAGPNSPRYVYCDMDTDGGKWTVFQRRMDGTVNFYRGWDQYKNGFGHAAGEYWLGLDTIYLLTLKRIELRVDMEDFDGQKAYAFYSSFAISPKVTDPELDGYKLQVTGFKDGGAGDSLTYHSGMKFSTFDRDQGTKCAVSAVGGYWYDACYFSNPNGLYTWGLNSQIGVNWRGWKTFYSVKAISFKIRPVNL; from the exons ATGCAT GCCCTGAGGATTCTCCATGTGTTGCTGCTGTCAGTAGCCGTTCATTCTAAAGGGCTGATGTTCCAGCCTCTGGACTGTGCTGATATCTACAACGACGGCTCTAAGACCAGTGGTGTCTACAGGATGTACCCTGCTGGACCCAACTCTCCTCGATACGTCTACTGTGATATGGACACCGACGGAGGGAAATGGACT GTGTttcagaggaggatggatggaacAGTGAACTTCTACAGAGGATGGGACCAGTACAAGAACGGCTTTGGACACGCAGCAGGAGAGTACTGGCTGG GTCTGGACACCATCTACCTCCTGACCCTGAAAAGAATTGAGTTGAGGGTGGACATGGAGGACTTTGACGGACAGAAAGCCTACGCTTTCTACTCCTCCTTCGCCATCTCTCCCAAAGTCACAGATCCTGAACTGGATGGCTACAAACTCCAGGTTACTGGCTTTAAAGATGGAGGAGCAG GGGACTCCCTCACCTACCACAGCGGTATGAAGTTCTCCACCTTCGACCGAGACCAGGGCACCAAGTGTGCGGTCAGCGCGGTCGGAGGTTATTGGTACGACGCGTGCTACTTCTCAAACCCAAACGGTCTTTATACGTGGGGATTGAACTCACAGATTGGAGTCAACTGGAGGGGATGGAAGACCTTCTACTCTGTGAAAGCCATATCCTTCAAGATTAGGCCTGTGAACCTGTGA